One genomic segment of Pseudomonas fortuita includes these proteins:
- the flgB gene encoding flagellar basal body rod protein FlgB, protein MSISFDKALGIHEKALGFRAQRAEVLANNIANADTPNYKARDMDFASVLAAESDKQQSGRFAMDRTNSRHIEAEGLAIAADDTLKYRTPLQPSIDQNTVDAQIEQSNYTENAIGFQASFTLLNSKFKGLVSALRGE, encoded by the coding sequence ATGAGCATCAGCTTCGACAAGGCGCTTGGTATTCACGAAAAGGCTCTGGGCTTCCGCGCCCAGCGCGCCGAAGTGCTGGCCAACAACATCGCCAACGCCGACACGCCCAACTACAAGGCGCGTGACATGGACTTCGCCTCTGTGCTGGCCGCCGAAAGCGACAAGCAGCAAAGCGGCCGTTTCGCCATGGACCGCACCAATAGCCGCCACATCGAAGCCGAAGGCCTCGCCATCGCAGCCGACGATACCCTCAAGTACCGCACGCCGCTGCAGCCGTCGATCGACCAGAACACCGTGGACGCGCAGATCGAGCAATCGAACTACACCGAAAACGCCATTGGCTTCCAGGCCAGCTTCACCTTGCTCAACAGCAAATTCAAAGGGCTGGTATCGGCCCTGCGGGGAGAATGA
- the cheR gene encoding protein-glutamate O-methyltransferase CheR encodes MSTGNLDFEQFRVFLEKACGILLGENKQYLVSSRLNKLMEQQGIKSLGELVQRIQAQPRGGLREQVVDAMTTNETLWFRDTYPFEVLKNKVIPEFIRNNPGQRLRMWSAACSSGQEPYSISMAIDEFERSNLGQLKMGAQIVATDLSGTMLTNCKTGEYDSLAIARGLSQERLQRYFDPKGPGRWAVKPAIRSRVEFRSFNLLDSYAALGKFDIVFCRNVLIYFSAQVKRDILLRIHSTLKPGGYLFLGASEALNGLPEHYQMVQCSPGIIYQAK; translated from the coding sequence GTGTCTACGGGTAATTTGGATTTCGAACAGTTCCGGGTATTCCTGGAGAAAGCCTGTGGCATCCTGCTGGGCGAGAATAAGCAGTACCTGGTTTCCAGCCGTCTCAACAAGCTGATGGAGCAACAGGGCATCAAGAGCCTGGGCGAACTGGTGCAACGCATCCAGGCCCAGCCGCGCGGTGGTTTGCGTGAGCAGGTGGTGGATGCGATGACCACCAACGAAACCCTGTGGTTTCGCGATACCTACCCGTTCGAAGTGCTGAAGAACAAGGTGATTCCCGAGTTCATCCGCAACAACCCCGGCCAGCGCCTGCGCATGTGGTCGGCGGCCTGTTCGTCGGGCCAGGAGCCGTATTCCATTTCGATGGCCATCGACGAGTTCGAGCGCAGCAACCTTGGCCAATTGAAGATGGGCGCGCAGATCGTTGCCACCGACCTGTCCGGCACCATGCTGACCAACTGCAAGACCGGTGAGTATGACAGCCTGGCCATCGCCCGCGGCTTGTCCCAGGAGCGCCTGCAGCGCTACTTCGACCCCAAGGGGCCGGGGCGCTGGGCGGTCAAGCCGGCGATTCGCAGCCGCGTCGAGTTCCGCTCGTTCAACCTGCTCGACAGCTATGCCGCCCTGGGCAAGTTCGACATCGTGTTCTGCCGCAACGTGCTGATCTACTTCTCGGCGCAGGTGAAACGGGACATCCTGCTGCGCATTCACAGCACCTTGAAGCCGGGGGGCTACCTGTTCCTTGGTGCTTCGGAAGCGCTGAACGGGTTGCCGGAGCATTACCAGATGGTCCAGTGCAGCCCGGGGATCATCTACCAGGCCAAGTAA
- a CDS encoding chemotaxis protein CheV, translating to MAGVMDSVNQRTQLVGQNRLELLLFRLNGEQLYGINVFKVREVLQCPALTLLPKAHPVVRGVANIRGATIPILDLSMATGLRPLQEETRNSFVIITEYNTKTQGFLVHSVERIVNMNWEEIHPPPKGTGRDHYLTAVTRVDNRMVEIIDVEKVLAEVSPSSESVSAGVIDAETQDKAVLMRVLTVDDSSVARKQVSRCLQTVGVEVVALNDGRQALNYLRQLVEEGKKPEEEFLMMISDIEMPEMDGYTLTAEIRSDPRMQKLHICLHTSLSGVFNQAMVKKVGADDFLAKFKPDDLAQRVVDRIKAAH from the coding sequence ATGGCGGGTGTTATGGATTCGGTCAACCAGCGCACGCAGCTGGTGGGGCAGAATCGCCTGGAATTGCTGCTGTTCCGCCTCAACGGCGAACAGCTTTACGGCATCAACGTGTTCAAGGTCAGGGAAGTGCTGCAATGCCCTGCGCTGACCCTGCTGCCCAAGGCGCACCCGGTGGTGCGTGGCGTTGCCAACATTCGCGGGGCGACCATCCCGATCCTCGACTTGTCGATGGCCACCGGGTTGCGGCCGCTGCAGGAAGAGACGCGCAACAGCTTCGTGATCATCACCGAGTACAACACCAAGACCCAGGGCTTTCTGGTGCACTCGGTGGAGCGCATCGTCAACATGAACTGGGAAGAGATCCATCCGCCACCCAAGGGCACCGGCCGTGACCACTACCTGACGGCGGTCACCCGGGTGGACAACCGCATGGTCGAGATCATCGATGTGGAGAAGGTGCTGGCCGAAGTGTCGCCGTCGTCCGAGTCGGTCTCGGCCGGGGTGATCGATGCCGAGACGCAGGACAAGGCCGTGCTGATGCGGGTGCTGACCGTGGACGATTCGTCGGTGGCACGCAAGCAGGTCAGCCGCTGCCTGCAGACCGTGGGGGTGGAGGTGGTGGCGCTCAATGATGGCCGTCAGGCCCTGAACTACCTGCGCCAGCTGGTGGAGGAGGGCAAAAAGCCGGAAGAAGAGTTCCTGATGATGATCTCGGACATTGAAATGCCGGAAATGGACGGCTATACGCTAACGGCGGAGATCCGCAGCGACCCGCGCATGCAAAAATTGCACATCTGCCTGCATACTTCGCTTTCCGGGGTGTTCAACCAGGCAATGGTCAAGAAGGTCGGTGCCGATGACTTCCTGGCCAAGTTCAAGCCGGACGACCTGGCCCAGCGGGTGGTCGACCGGATCAAGGCAGCGCATTGA
- the flgA gene encoding flagellar basal body P-ring formation chaperone FlgA, whose amino-acid sequence MHTKTTFFRRLTRLLTGSLATLCLLVPGVRTVADALTLPEQLIGVTQGFLEFTVEDYLATTQTPGRYEIQVNPLDPRLRMPLCSQQLDASLESPSLPLGRVTVRVRCDSAAPWTVFVPATVRLFRDVVVVTRPLKRDNTVGEGDVALRERDVGTLGQGFLTELDQAVGMKMLRPTVIDQVLTPQHLEQAEVVRKGDQVVIIARSGSLSVRMPGEALSKGGLSEQIRVRNLNSKRVVKARVTGPGQVEVSM is encoded by the coding sequence ATGCATACGAAAACGACATTTTTCCGACGATTGACGCGCCTGCTGACGGGCTCGCTGGCCACGTTGTGCCTGCTGGTGCCCGGCGTTCGCACGGTAGCGGACGCGCTCACCTTGCCTGAACAGCTTATCGGTGTCACCCAAGGGTTTCTTGAATTCACCGTCGAAGATTACCTGGCTACCACCCAGACCCCCGGCCGCTATGAAATCCAGGTCAACCCGCTGGACCCACGCCTGCGCATGCCGTTGTGCAGCCAGCAGCTGGACGCCTCGCTGGAAAGCCCTTCCCTGCCACTTGGCCGGGTAACGGTACGGGTGCGCTGCGACAGTGCGGCCCCGTGGACGGTGTTTGTCCCGGCCACGGTACGGCTGTTCCGCGACGTGGTGGTGGTCACCCGCCCGCTCAAGCGCGACAACACAGTGGGCGAAGGCGACGTGGCCCTGCGCGAGCGCGATGTCGGCACCCTTGGCCAGGGTTTTCTGACCGAACTGGACCAGGCGGTGGGCATGAAGATGCTGCGCCCCACGGTGATCGACCAGGTACTTACCCCGCAACATCTGGAGCAGGCCGAGGTGGTGCGCAAGGGCGACCAGGTGGTGATCATCGCCCGCAGCGGCAGCCTGAGCGTGCGCATGCCGGGCGAGGCCCTTAGCAAAGGCGGCCTGAGCGAACAGATACGGGTACGCAACCTGAATTCCAAACGGGTGGTCAAGGCCAGGGTGACGGGCCCGGGCCAGGTCGAGGTGAGCATGTAG
- the flgM gene encoding flagellar biosynthesis anti-sigma factor FlgM, producing MVIDFSRLNNSPSVTGGVRGNTAAGNAEKPAASQEAVKDTSASGEAVHLSQEAQQLQKISDKLRDEPVVNSARVAQLKQAIADGSYQVDAGRVASKLLDFEAQR from the coding sequence ATGGTCATCGACTTCAGTCGTTTGAATAACTCTCCGTCCGTCACGGGCGGCGTGCGCGGCAACACCGCGGCGGGCAATGCCGAAAAACCGGCAGCCAGCCAGGAAGCGGTGAAAGACACCAGCGCCAGCGGAGAAGCGGTACACCTCAGCCAAGAGGCACAGCAGTTGCAAAAGATCAGCGACAAGCTGCGCGACGAGCCGGTTGTCAACAGTGCCCGTGTGGCCCAGTTGAAACAGGCGATCGCCGACGGCAGCTACCAGGTCGATGCCGGCCGGGTCGCCAGCAAACTGCTCGATTTCGAAGCCCAGCGCTGA
- a CDS encoding flagella synthesis protein FlgN, which yields MHDTTLLQLIEDDIAPMQELLDLLNKEAIALHGRDMPLLEQILARKQSLIILLEQHGQRRSQLLGSLGLSADRTGVQAVAAQSPHGDAMLQRLDMLSKLMDDCQQVNQTNGRIIQVQQHVTNNQIRILMGGDSPSLYDSRGSTSPLAKPRALSQV from the coding sequence ATGCACGACACCACCTTGCTGCAACTGATCGAAGATGACATTGCCCCGATGCAGGAACTGCTCGACCTTCTGAATAAAGAAGCGATCGCCCTGCATGGCCGCGACATGCCGCTGCTGGAACAGATCCTGGCGCGCAAGCAGTCGCTGATCATCTTGCTCGAGCAGCATGGCCAGCGCCGCAGCCAGTTGCTCGGCAGCCTGGGCCTGAGTGCCGATCGCACTGGCGTGCAGGCGGTAGCCGCACAATCGCCCCATGGCGACGCGATGCTGCAGCGGCTCGACATGCTGTCGAAACTGATGGACGACTGCCAGCAGGTCAACCAGACCAACGGCCGGATCATCCAGGTACAGCAACACGTCACCAACAACCAGATCAGAATCCTCATGGGCGGCGACTCACCGTCGCTCTACGATAGCCGAGGCAGCACCTCGCCGCTGGCCAAGCCACGGGCCCTCAGCCAAGTGTGA
- a CDS encoding flagellar brake protein produces MFNETEAPQPPKVLNTPLEIAANLRQLQESHDPLIITFHDRSQRFQSYVVHVDRESNTLALDEMIPRDGEKFIENGEHFRVEGFHDGVRIAWECDHALKITEVNGHRCYSGAMPQEMTYHQRRNAFRAALKLSQLVDIILDGTHLKGKGALRGKLLDISATGCKLRFEGNVEDRLQLGQVYERFKAGNPLGLVDTMVELRHLHYEERINTTFAGVRFHNLSGQAQRKIESFVYQLQREARRFDKDDY; encoded by the coding sequence GTGTTCAATGAAACCGAAGCCCCGCAACCGCCAAAGGTGCTGAACACCCCCTTGGAGATTGCGGCCAACTTGCGGCAGCTGCAGGAAAGCCACGACCCCCTGATCATCACCTTCCATGACCGCAGCCAGCGCTTCCAGAGCTATGTGGTGCACGTGGACCGTGAAAGCAACACCCTGGCACTGGACGAGATGATCCCGCGCGACGGTGAAAAATTCATCGAAAACGGCGAGCACTTCCGCGTTGAGGGCTTTCACGATGGCGTACGCATCGCCTGGGAATGCGACCACGCGCTGAAGATCACCGAAGTCAACGGCCACCGCTGCTACAGCGGTGCCATGCCGCAGGAGATGACCTACCACCAGCGCCGCAACGCCTTCCGCGCCGCGCTGAAGCTGTCGCAACTGGTCGACATCATTCTCGATGGCACCCACCTGAAGGGTAAGGGCGCCCTGCGTGGCAAGCTGCTGGACATCTCGGCCACCGGGTGCAAACTGCGCTTTGAAGGCAATGTCGAAGATCGCCTGCAGCTGGGCCAGGTGTACGAACGTTTCAAGGCGGGTAACCCGCTGGGCCTGGTGGACACCATGGTCGAACTGCGGCACCTGCACTATGAAGAGCGCATTAATACCACCTTTGCCGGCGTGCGCTTCCACAACCTGAGCGGGCAGGCACAGCGCAAGATCGAGAGCTTTGTGTATCAGCTGCAGCGTGAGGCGCGGCGGTTTGACAAAGACGACTATTGA
- a CDS encoding MFS transporter → MRNVWKPFQSLYFAALMMLIGSGLLSTYLALRLAADHVDSLWVGALMAANYFGLAVGGKVGHRLIGRVGHIRAYATCAGIVGAAVLGHGMTSWLPAWVGLRMIVGLGMMCQYMVIESWLNEQADVKHRGAVFSGYMIASYLGLVLGQLILVVHPELGPELLMLVAMCFALCLVPVAMTRRIHPAPLRPAPMEPKFFIKRVPQSLSTVLGSGLIVGSFYGLAPLYASSQGMTTEQIGLFMGSCIFAGLLVQWPLGWLSDRYDRAVLIRSVAIGLALAAAPLAILPSVPLELLFGFGFLISLLQFCLYPLAVAFSNDHVESERRVSLTAMLLVTYGVGACIGPLAAGVLMKMLGAQMLYAFFVFFALVLVWRIRPKAVTGLHQVQDAPLGHVAMPAAGSPLSAALDPRVDEQTVQDVMQAPVAAEDTEEEDKGAEQQAAEPEEVSKSV, encoded by the coding sequence ATGCGAAATGTATGGAAGCCGTTTCAGTCGTTGTATTTCGCCGCGCTGATGATGTTGATCGGTTCTGGCCTGCTCAGTACCTACCTGGCCCTGCGCCTGGCGGCCGACCATGTCGACAGCCTGTGGGTGGGTGCGTTGATGGCGGCCAACTACTTTGGCCTGGCCGTCGGCGGCAAGGTCGGCCACCGGCTGATTGGCCGGGTAGGGCACATTCGCGCTTACGCCACCTGCGCCGGTATCGTTGGCGCGGCGGTACTTGGCCATGGCATGACCAGTTGGCTACCGGCCTGGGTCGGGCTGCGGATGATCGTCGGCCTGGGGATGATGTGCCAGTACATGGTCATTGAAAGCTGGCTCAACGAGCAGGCCGATGTGAAGCACCGCGGCGCGGTGTTCAGCGGCTACATGATCGCCTCGTACCTGGGGCTGGTGCTCGGCCAGCTGATTCTGGTGGTGCACCCTGAGCTTGGCCCGGAGCTGCTGATGCTGGTGGCGATGTGCTTTGCCCTGTGCCTGGTGCCGGTGGCAATGACCCGGCGTATTCACCCGGCACCCTTGCGCCCGGCACCGATGGAGCCGAAGTTCTTCATCAAGCGCGTGCCGCAGTCGCTCAGTACGGTATTGGGCTCGGGGTTGATCGTTGGCTCGTTCTACGGCCTGGCGCCTTTGTATGCCTCAAGCCAAGGGATGACGACCGAGCAGATCGGTCTGTTCATGGGTAGCTGCATTTTTGCCGGCCTGCTGGTGCAGTGGCCGCTGGGCTGGTTGTCTGACCGTTACGACCGGGCGGTGCTGATCCGCAGCGTGGCAATAGGCCTGGCGCTGGCCGCTGCGCCATTGGCGATACTGCCCAGTGTGCCGCTGGAGTTGCTGTTCGGGTTCGGCTTCCTGATTTCGTTGCTGCAGTTCTGCCTGTACCCGCTGGCGGTGGCGTTTTCCAACGACCACGTGGAAAGCGAGCGGCGGGTGTCGCTGACGGCCATGTTGCTGGTCACCTACGGCGTAGGCGCGTGTATCGGGCCATTGGCGGCGGGCGTTCTGATGAAAATGCTGGGCGCGCAGATGCTGTATGCGTTCTTTGTATTTTTCGCCTTGGTGCTGGTGTGGCGCATTCGGCCGAAGGCGGTTACCGGGCTGCACCAGGTGCAGGATGCGCCGCTGGGCCACGTGGCGATGCCGGCAGCCGGTTCGCCCTTGTCGGCGGCGCTGGACCCTCGGGTGGATGAGCAGACCGTGCAGGACGTGATGCAGGCGCCGGTGGCGGCTGAGGATACCGAGGAAGAAGATAAAGGTGCTGAGCAACAGGCTGCTGAACCGGAGGAGGTCAGCAAGTCGGTATAA
- a CDS encoding glutamine synthetase family protein: MTAEGFLEGRRLQMARGVLLQCIMGGYPPAKFYGSDDGDLALVAEPSQVHRLPWSSDGRALAICDANELDGRPSALSTRGQLKAVIARYAALGLAPVVATELEFFVFAPNSDPQQPFQPPVGSDGRRELGHSAFSVSSNNGLRPFFKEVYHCMAALGLPRDTFMHEMGVSQFEINLLHGDPLVLADQTFLFKHLLKEVALKHGLTVVCMAKPLARTPGSSMHIHQSLVETGSGRNVFNDEQGRPTDTFHHFIGGLQACMADFTALFAPNVNSYQRLCHPYASPNNACWSEDNRAAGLRIPASAPAARRVENRLPGADANPYLAIAASLAAGLHGIVQRLQPSPAIQGEFEVPEHLSLPCTLHAALERLKRSALARELFGSEFIEGYIASKTLELTDFFDEITPWERRVLAAQA; the protein is encoded by the coding sequence ATGACTGCCGAAGGCTTTTTGGAGGGCCGCCGCCTGCAGATGGCCCGGGGAGTGTTGCTGCAATGCATCATGGGCGGTTACCCACCGGCGAAATTCTACGGCAGCGACGACGGTGACCTGGCGCTGGTGGCCGAACCCAGCCAGGTGCACCGCCTGCCCTGGAGCAGCGACGGCCGCGCCCTGGCCATCTGCGATGCCAATGAACTGGATGGCCGGCCCTCGGCACTGTCCACCCGGGGCCAGCTCAAGGCGGTGATCGCCCGCTATGCCGCGCTGGGGTTGGCGCCTGTGGTGGCGACCGAGCTCGAATTCTTCGTGTTTGCCCCCAACAGCGACCCGCAGCAGCCGTTCCAGCCTCCCGTTGGCAGCGATGGCCGCCGCGAGCTAGGCCATTCGGCGTTCAGTGTCAGCTCCAACAACGGCCTGCGACCGTTCTTCAAAGAGGTGTACCACTGCATGGCTGCGCTCGGCCTGCCGCGCGACACGTTCATGCACGAAATGGGCGTCAGCCAGTTCGAGATCAACCTGTTGCACGGCGACCCGCTGGTGCTGGCTGACCAGACCTTCCTGTTCAAGCACCTGCTCAAGGAAGTGGCGCTCAAGCATGGGCTGACCGTGGTGTGCATGGCCAAGCCGTTGGCGCGCACGCCTGGCAGTTCCATGCACATTCACCAGAGCCTGGTCGAAACCGGCAGCGGGCGTAACGTGTTTAATGACGAGCAAGGCCGGCCGACCGACACCTTCCACCATTTCATCGGTGGCCTGCAGGCGTGCATGGCCGACTTCACCGCGCTGTTCGCGCCCAACGTCAATTCCTATCAGCGCCTGTGCCACCCCTATGCCTCGCCAAACAATGCCTGCTGGTCCGAGGACAACCGTGCCGCCGGCCTGCGCATTCCGGCCAGTGCACCGGCAGCGCGGCGGGTCGAAAACCGCCTGCCCGGCGCCGACGCCAACCCCTATCTGGCCATCGCCGCCAGCCTGGCCGCCGGGTTGCACGGCATCGTGCAGCGCCTGCAGCCATCGCCGGCCATCCAGGGCGAGTTCGAAGTGCCCGAGCACCTGAGCCTGCCATGTACCCTGCATGCCGCCCTCGAACGGCTCAAGCGCAGCGCGCTGGCACGGGAACTGTTCGGCAGCGAGTTCATCGAAGGCTACATCGCCAGCAAAACCCTGGAGCTGACTGATTTCTTCGACGAGATCACCCCGTGGGAGCGCCGGGTGCTGGCGGCGCAGGCCTGA
- the bkdR gene encoding Bkd operon transcriptional regulator BkdR: protein MRKLDRTDIGILNSLQENARITNAELARSVNLSPTPCFNRVRAMEELGVIRQQVTLLSPEALGLDVNVFIHVSLEKQVEQSLHRFEEEIAERPEVMECYLMTGDPDYLLRVLLPSIQALERFLDYLTRLPGVANIRSSFALKQVRYKTALPLPANGMTLRE, encoded by the coding sequence ATGCGCAAACTCGATCGTACCGATATCGGCATTCTCAACAGCCTGCAGGAAAACGCCCGCATTACCAACGCCGAGCTGGCCCGCTCGGTCAACCTGTCGCCCACGCCCTGTTTCAACCGCGTGCGGGCCATGGAGGAACTTGGGGTAATCCGCCAACAGGTGACGTTGCTGTCACCCGAAGCGCTGGGGCTGGATGTAAACGTGTTCATCCATGTCAGCCTGGAAAAGCAGGTGGAGCAGTCGTTGCACCGCTTCGAGGAGGAAATTGCCGAACGGCCCGAGGTGATGGAGTGCTACTTGATGACCGGGGACCCGGATTACCTGCTGCGGGTACTGCTGCCGAGCATTCAGGCGCTGGAGCGGTTTCTTGACTACCTGACGCGGTTGCCGGGGGTGGCGAATATCCGGTCGAGTTTTGCCTTGAAGCAGGTGCGGTACAAGACGGCTTTGCCGCTGCCGGCCAACGGCATGACCTTGCGGGAATAG
- a CDS encoding 3-methyl-2-oxobutanoate dehydrogenase (2-methylpropanoyl-transferring) subunit alpha, producing MNEYAPLRLHVPEPTGRPGCQTDFSYLRLNDAGQARKPPVDVEAADTADLAHSLVRVLDEQGDAQGPWAEDIDPQVLRQGMRAMLKTRIFDSRMVVAQRQKKMSFYMQSLGEEAIGSGQALALNRTDMCFPTYRQQSILMARDVSLVEMICQLLSNERDPLKGRQLPIMYSVREAGFFTISGNLATQFVQAVGWAMASAIKGDTKIASAWIGDGATAESDFHTALTFAHVYRAPVILNVVNNQWAISTFQAIAGGESTTFAGRGVGCGIASLRVDGNDFVAVYAASRWAAERARRGLGPSLIEWVTYRAGPHSTSDDPSKYRPADDWSHFPLGDPIARLKQHLIKIGHWSEEEHQATTAEFEAAVIAAQKEAEQYGTLANGHIPSAASMFEDVYKEMPDHLRRQRQELGV from the coding sequence ATGAACGAGTACGCCCCCCTGCGTTTGCATGTGCCCGAGCCCACCGGCCGGCCAGGCTGCCAGACCGATTTTTCCTACCTGCGCCTCAACGACGCAGGTCAAGCCCGTAAACCCCCCGTCGATGTCGAGGCTGCCGACACTGCCGACCTGGCTCACAGCCTGGTCCGCGTGCTCGATGAGCAGGGCGACGCCCAAGGCCCTTGGGCTGAAGACATCGACCCGCAAGTCCTGCGCCAAGGCATGCGTGCCATGCTCAAGACGCGGATTTTCGACAGCCGCATGGTGGTTGCCCAGCGCCAGAAGAAGATGTCCTTCTACATGCAGAGCCTGGGCGAAGAAGCCATCGGCAGCGGCCAGGCGCTGGCGCTGAACCGTACCGACATGTGCTTCCCTACCTACCGCCAGCAAAGCATCCTGATGGCGCGAGACGTGTCGCTGGTCGAAATGATCTGCCAGCTGTTGTCCAACGAACGCGACCCGCTCAAGGGGCGCCAGCTACCAATCATGTACTCGGTACGCGAGGCTGGCTTCTTCACCATCAGCGGTAACCTGGCGACCCAGTTCGTGCAGGCGGTCGGCTGGGCCATGGCCTCGGCGATCAAGGGCGATACCAAGATCGCCTCTGCGTGGATCGGCGACGGTGCCACAGCCGAGTCAGACTTTCACACCGCCCTCACCTTTGCCCACGTGTACCGCGCCCCGGTAATCCTCAACGTGGTCAACAACCAGTGGGCCATTTCTACCTTCCAGGCCATCGCCGGTGGCGAATCGACCACCTTCGCCGGCCGTGGCGTGGGCTGCGGCATTGCCTCGCTGCGGGTGGACGGCAACGACTTTGTCGCTGTCTACGCCGCCTCGCGCTGGGCCGCCGAACGCGCCCGCCGCGGCCTAGGCCCAAGCCTGATCGAGTGGGTCACCTACCGTGCCGGCCCGCACTCGACCTCGGACGACCCCTCCAAGTACCGCCCTGCCGATGACTGGAGCCACTTCCCGTTGGGCGACCCGATCGCCCGCCTGAAGCAGCACCTGATCAAGATCGGCCACTGGTCCGAGGAAGAGCACCAGGCCACCACGGCCGAATTCGAGGCTGCGGTCATTGCCGCACAAAAAGAAGCCGAGCAGTACGGCACCCTGGCCAACGGTCACATCCCAAGCGCCGCCTCGATGTTCGAGGACGTGTACAAGGAGATGCCCGACCACCTGCGCCGTCAACGCCAGGAACTGGGGGTTTGA
- a CDS encoding alpha-ketoacid dehydrogenase subunit beta, whose translation MNDHNNSINPETAMATTTMTMIQALRSAMDVMLERDDNVVVYGQDVGYFGGVFRCTEGLQNKYGKSRVFDAPISESGIVGTAVGMGAYGLRPVVEIQFADYFYPASDQIVSEMARLRYRSAGEFIAPLTLRMPCGGGIYGGQTHSQSPEAMFTQVCGLRTVMPSNPYDAKGLLIASIECDDPVIFLEPKRLYNGPFDGHHDRPVTPWSKHPHSAVPDGYYTVPLDKAAITRPGNDVTVLTYGTTVYVAQVAAEESGVDAEVIDLRSLWPLDLDTIVESVKKTGRCVVVHEATRTCGFGAELVSLVQEHCFHHLEAPIERVTGWDTPYPHAQEWAYFPGPSRVGAALKKVMEV comes from the coding sequence ATGAACGATCACAACAACAGCATCAACCCGGAAACCGCCATGGCCACCACTACCATGACCATGATCCAGGCCCTGCGCTCGGCCATGGATGTCATGCTTGAGCGCGACGACAATGTGGTTGTCTACGGCCAGGACGTCGGCTACTTCGGTGGCGTGTTCCGCTGCACCGAAGGCCTGCAGAACAAGTACGGCAAGTCCCGCGTGTTCGACGCGCCAATCTCCGAAAGCGGTATCGTCGGTACCGCCGTGGGCATGGGCGCCTACGGCCTGCGCCCGGTCGTGGAAATCCAGTTCGCCGACTACTTCTACCCGGCCTCCGACCAGATCGTCTCGGAAATGGCGCGCCTGCGTTACCGCTCAGCCGGCGAGTTCATCGCCCCGCTGACCCTGCGCATGCCGTGCGGCGGTGGCATCTATGGCGGCCAGACCCACAGCCAGAGCCCGGAAGCGATGTTCACCCAAGTGTGCGGCCTGCGCACTGTCATGCCATCCAACCCGTATGACGCCAAAGGCCTGCTGATTGCCTCGATCGAATGCGACGACCCGGTGATCTTCCTGGAGCCCAAGCGCCTGTACAACGGCCCGTTCGACGGCCACCACGACCGCCCGGTAACGCCGTGGTCGAAGCACCCACACAGTGCTGTGCCAGACGGCTACTACACCGTACCGCTGGACAAGGCCGCCATTACCCGCCCCGGCAATGACGTGACCGTGCTCACCTACGGCACCACGGTGTACGTGGCCCAGGTGGCCGCCGAGGAAAGCGGCGTCGATGCTGAAGTGATCGACCTGCGCAGCCTGTGGCCGCTGGACCTGGACACCATCGTCGAGTCGGTGAAAAAGACCGGCCGCTGCGTGGTGGTGCACGAGGCCACCCGTACCTGCGGCTTCGGTGCCGAGCTGGTGTCGTTGGTGCAAGAGCACTGCTTCCACCACCTGGAGGCGCCCATCGAGCGCGTCACCGGCTGGGACACCCCCTACCCTCACGCGCAGGAATGGGCGTATTTCCCAGGGCCTTCGCGGGTAGGTGCGGCATTGAAAAAGGTCATGGAGGTCTGA